A genome region from Burkholderiales bacterium includes the following:
- a CDS encoding OsmC family protein, producing MKARVKWIEGAAFLGESGSGHAVVMDGPPEGGGRNLGPRPMEMVLLGTGGCTAYDVVAILKKQRQEVLDCVAEIEAERAETDPKVFTRIHIHFIVKGHNLKPEAVERAIRLSAEKYCSASIMLGKTATITHDYEIVSP from the coding sequence ATGAAAGCACGGGTGAAATGGATCGAAGGCGCCGCCTTTCTCGGCGAGTCCGGCAGCGGCCATGCGGTGGTGATGGACGGACCGCCCGAAGGCGGTGGCCGCAACCTGGGACCGCGTCCCATGGAAATGGTGCTGCTGGGCACCGGCGGCTGCACGGCCTATGACGTGGTGGCCATCCTGAAGAAGCAACGGCAGGAGGTGCTCGACTGCGTCGCCGAGATCGAGGCCGAACGCGCGGAAACCGACCCCAAGGTCTTCACCCGCATCCACATCCATTTCATCGTCAAGGGCCATAACCTCAAACCGGAAGCGGTGGAGCGGGCCATCAGACTCTCCGCCGAAAAATACTGCTCCGCCTCCATCATGCTGGGCAAGACCGCCACCATCACCCACGACTACGAAATCGTCTCACCGTGA
- the coq7 gene encoding 2-polyprenyl-3-methyl-6-methoxy-1,4-benzoquinone monooxygenase, with amino-acid sequence MNLDRLIIQFDKGLRTVFAPAPTVRPRPGRDLPEAALSEREKRHAAGLMRVNHSGEVCAQALYQGQALTARNPEARAALEKAAEEETEHLNWCETRLAELGSRKSLLNPFWYAGSLAIGMLAGALGDRWNLGFLAETERQVEAHLQSHLERLPAQDAKSRAIVEQMKIDEARHATTAIEHGGAPLPLPVRLGMRLASKVMTQTAYWV; translated from the coding sequence CTGAATCTGGATCGCCTCATCATTCAATTCGACAAGGGCCTGCGCACCGTGTTTGCGCCGGCGCCCACGGTGCGGCCACGGCCGGGCAGGGACCTGCCGGAGGCCGCCCTCTCCGAGCGGGAGAAGCGCCACGCCGCGGGCCTCATGCGGGTCAATCACAGCGGCGAGGTGTGTGCCCAGGCGCTCTATCAGGGGCAGGCCCTCACCGCGCGCAACCCGGAGGCGCGCGCCGCTTTGGAAAAGGCGGCGGAGGAGGAGACCGAACACCTCAACTGGTGCGAGACGCGCCTTGCCGAACTGGGCTCGCGCAAAAGCCTGCTCAATCCCTTCTGGTATGCCGGGTCGCTCGCCATCGGCATGCTCGCCGGGGCCCTCGGCGACCGCTGGAATCTGGGTTTTCTCGCCGAGACGGAACGGCAGGTGGAAGCGCACCTGCAAAGCCATCTGGAACGCCTGCCGGCGCAGGATGCGAAAAGCCGCGCCATCGTGGAGCAGATGAAGATCGACGAGGCCCGCCATGCCACCACCGCCATCGAACACGGCGGCGCGCCCCTGCCCCTGCCCGTGCGCCTGGGCATGCGCCTGGCCTCAAAGGTCATGACGCAGACGGCGTACTGGGTTTGA